A genomic stretch from Lathyrus oleraceus cultivar Zhongwan6 chromosome 2, CAAS_Psat_ZW6_1.0, whole genome shotgun sequence includes:
- the LOC127122242 gene encoding uncharacterized protein LOC127122242, translating to MEVLEAAQNQPLPPPQTPLHRIVISEIIFMPVPMDPVSAPHHQMPPSFPWGMPHHIVPKGYQPDVEVPVAQPVMSVPPLVVHVAPYMEEPAFRADQSENVVYNVKILHKFKVLDFEKYKGNSYSFTGTALKWYMGLDSTKIHTFNDLGEAFVRQYKYNVDTAPDCDQLRAMSQKDKETFKEYTHKWREIAA from the exons ATGGAAGTTTTGGAGGCTGCTCAAAATCAGCCTCTACCTCCTCCTCAAACTCCGCTTCATAGGATTGTGATTTCTGAAATCATCTTTATGCCAGTTCCAATGGATCCAGTCAGTGCTCCGCATCATCAGATGCCTCCTAGTTTCCCCTGGGGTATGCCTCATCACATTGTTCCAAAAGGGTATCAACCAGATGTTGAAGTTCCTGTTGCTCAACCGGTTATGTCTGTACCACCACTCGTGGTCCATGTTGCGCCCTATATGGAAGAGCCTGCTTTCCGTGCTGATCAAAGTGAAAATGTTG TTTATAATGTGAAGATTCTGCATAAGTTCAAAGTTCTAGATTTcgagaaatataagggaaactCTT atagtttTACTGGTACTGCTTTAAAGTGGTACATGGGACTTGATAGCACCAAGATCCATACTTTCAACGATCTAGGTGAAGCTTTTGTTCgtcagtacaagtataatgttgacaCGGCGCCAGACTGCGATCAACTCCGTGctatgtcccaaaaggataaggaaactttcaaagagtacaCACATAAATGGCGCGAGATTGCCGCATAA